Proteins encoded by one window of Streptacidiphilus sp. PB12-B1b:
- a CDS encoding D-arabinono-1,4-lactone oxidase, translating to MSTTTSGSTNPASSGTGSPVWTNWAGNQSARPRRSVSPGSTEELSAAIRAAAEDGLPVKAVGSGHSFTAIAATDGVLVRPDRLTGIREVDHRGGTVTVESGLPLERLNLLLEHAGLALTNMGDIMVQTVAGAVGTGTHGTGRSSASLAAQVRALEIVLADGTVATCSPTENPELFAGARLGLGALGVVSALTFGVEPAFQLTAHEQPMGFDEVTGRFEELTSENEHFEFYWFPHTEGCSTKRNNRSQAPLAPLTPFRHWLDDEFLSNTVWEGACRVGRRFPKVVPGIAKIASRAWSERTYTDVSYKVFTSPRRVRFTEMEYAVPREAATTVLRELKSLVERNDWQISFPVEVRVAPADDLWLSTASSRDTAYIAVHLYRGTRDQGYFTEVEKIMTAHQGRPHWGKLHTRDAEYLAAAYPHFADFTALRDKVDPERRFGNDYLRRVLGA from the coding sequence ATGTCGACGACGACCAGTGGCAGCACCAACCCGGCTAGCAGCGGGACCGGCAGCCCTGTGTGGACCAACTGGGCGGGCAACCAGAGCGCCCGCCCGCGCCGCAGCGTCAGCCCCGGCTCGACCGAGGAGCTGTCGGCCGCGATACGCGCGGCGGCCGAGGACGGGCTGCCGGTCAAGGCGGTCGGTTCCGGCCACTCGTTCACCGCGATCGCGGCCACCGACGGCGTCCTGGTCCGGCCGGACCGGCTGACCGGGATCCGCGAGGTCGACCACCGCGGCGGCACCGTCACGGTCGAGTCCGGGCTGCCGCTGGAGAGGCTGAACCTGCTGCTCGAGCACGCCGGTCTGGCGCTCACCAACATGGGCGACATCATGGTGCAGACCGTCGCCGGGGCGGTGGGCACCGGCACGCACGGCACCGGCCGCTCCTCGGCCTCGCTGGCGGCGCAGGTCAGGGCGCTGGAAATCGTCCTGGCCGACGGTACGGTCGCCACCTGCTCGCCGACCGAGAACCCGGAGCTGTTCGCCGGCGCCCGGCTGGGCCTCGGCGCGCTCGGCGTGGTCAGCGCGCTCACCTTCGGCGTCGAACCGGCGTTCCAGCTGACCGCGCACGAGCAGCCGATGGGCTTCGACGAGGTCACCGGCCGCTTCGAGGAGCTGACGAGCGAGAACGAGCACTTCGAGTTCTACTGGTTCCCGCACACCGAGGGCTGCAGCACCAAGCGCAACAACCGCAGCCAGGCCCCGCTGGCCCCGCTGACGCCGTTCCGGCACTGGCTGGACGACGAGTTCCTCTCCAACACCGTCTGGGAGGGCGCCTGCCGGGTCGGGCGGCGCTTCCCCAAGGTCGTCCCCGGGATAGCCAAGATCGCCAGCCGGGCCTGGTCGGAGCGGACCTACACCGACGTCTCCTACAAGGTCTTCACCAGCCCGCGCCGGGTGCGCTTCACCGAGATGGAGTACGCGGTGCCGCGCGAGGCCGCGACCACCGTGCTGCGCGAGCTGAAGTCGCTGGTGGAACGCAACGACTGGCAGATCAGCTTTCCGGTCGAGGTGCGGGTCGCGCCCGCCGACGACCTGTGGCTCTCCACCGCGAGCAGCCGAGACACCGCCTACATCGCCGTCCACCTCTACCGGGGCACCCGCGACCAGGGCTACTTCACCGAGGTCGAGAAGATCATGACGGCGCATCAGGGCCGCCCGCACTGGGGCAAGCTGCACACCCGGGACGCCGAGTACCTGGCCGCCGCCTACCCGCACTTCGCCGACTTCACCGCGCTGCGGGACAAGGTCGACCCGGAGCGCCGCTTCGGCAACGACTACCTGCGCCGGGTGCTTGGCGCCTGA
- the sepH gene encoding septation protein SepH: MTSAGTTREVTVPELRVVAVSNDGSRLVLKAADSTEYFLPIDERLRAAVRGDRPRLGQIDVESHLRPRDIQARIRAGASAEEVAQLAGISVERVRRFEGPVLAERAFMAERARKTTVRRQGESTGPQLGDAVAERLLLRGAEKDSPVWDSWRRDDNTWEIVLLFRADGQQQQARWTYDPPRRLVQPMDDEARSLIGETPERVGEEPTFPFVPRIARLPGADRGMGMRPMAPERPPVGRMGPGERLGAERLGADRLGAERMSPDRLSPERIGAERLGSERGGPERAVPERLAEPPAVAEPAAAAAAAPTATSVERDPLTSLMDVVPSQPAAPSEEQTVEPEAPAAAVGAGSAYADILMPRAAAPHRDRLIGSTDRQAEADGVRPGRRAAVPSWDEIVFGTRRKKQE, encoded by the coding sequence GTGACGTCGGCAGGCACCACCCGGGAGGTAACCGTGCCCGAACTGCGTGTCGTGGCTGTCAGCAATGACGGCTCACGACTGGTGCTCAAGGCCGCCGACTCGACGGAATACTTCCTTCCGATTGATGAGCGGCTGCGTGCCGCCGTACGCGGCGACCGCCCCAGGCTCGGCCAGATCGACGTCGAGAGCCACCTCCGCCCCCGGGACATCCAGGCGCGGATAAGGGCGGGCGCCAGCGCCGAGGAGGTCGCCCAGCTCGCCGGAATCTCCGTGGAACGGGTCCGCCGCTTCGAGGGCCCGGTCCTGGCCGAGCGCGCCTTCATGGCCGAGCGCGCCCGCAAGACCACCGTGCGCCGCCAGGGCGAGAGCACCGGACCGCAGCTCGGCGACGCCGTCGCGGAACGGCTGCTGCTGCGCGGCGCGGAGAAGGACAGCCCGGTCTGGGACTCCTGGCGGCGGGACGACAACACCTGGGAGATCGTGCTGCTGTTCCGCGCCGACGGCCAGCAGCAGCAGGCCCGTTGGACGTACGATCCGCCGCGCCGGCTGGTGCAGCCGATGGACGACGAGGCGCGGTCGCTGATCGGCGAGACCCCGGAGCGGGTCGGCGAGGAGCCGACCTTCCCGTTCGTGCCGAGGATCGCCCGGCTGCCCGGAGCCGACCGGGGCATGGGCATGCGCCCGATGGCCCCGGAGCGTCCGCCGGTCGGCCGGATGGGCCCGGGCGAGCGGCTCGGCGCCGAGCGCCTGGGTGCGGACCGGCTCGGCGCGGAGCGGATGAGCCCGGACCGGCTGAGCCCGGAGCGGATCGGTGCGGAACGGCTCGGCTCCGAGCGCGGCGGCCCCGAGCGGGCCGTGCCGGAGCGGCTGGCCGAGCCACCGGCGGTGGCCGAGCCGGCCGCGGCCGCTGCCGCCGCCCCGACCGCCACCTCGGTCGAGCGCGACCCGCTGACCAGCCTGATGGACGTCGTCCCCTCCCAGCCCGCCGCGCCCAGCGAGGAGCAGACCGTCGAGCCGGAGGCCCCGGCGGCTGCCGTGGGGGCGGGCTCGGCGTACGCCGACATCCTGATGCCGCGTGCGGCCGCGCCGCACCGGGACCGGCTGATCGGCAGCACCGACCGGCAGGCCGAGGCCGACGGCGTCCGCCCCGGACGCCGTGCCGCCGTGCCGAGTTGGGACGAGATCGTCTTCGGGACCCGCCGCAAGAAACAGGAGTGA
- a CDS encoding sulfurtransferase, whose translation MDTTLITALDLAAALDGEHPPAVLDVRWQLGGPPGEQDYAEGHIPGAHFVDMNRDLAAAPGPRGRHPLPDPEVFGAALRRAGVRADREVVVVDAATSAAAARAWWLLRWAGHRRVRVLDGGVAAWAAAGLPLEQAAPPAEHGDFTPAPGALPTLDADAAAALARTGVLLDARAGERYRGETEPIDARAGHIPGAASAPTTDNLLPDGRFRPVQQLADRFAALGVKPGTEVGVYCGSGVTAAHELLALHLAGVDGALYPGSWSEWSGQPDRPVATGAERG comes from the coding sequence ATGGACACCACGCTGATCACCGCTCTCGACCTCGCCGCCGCGCTCGACGGCGAGCACCCGCCCGCCGTGCTGGACGTCCGCTGGCAGCTCGGCGGCCCGCCCGGGGAGCAGGACTACGCCGAGGGGCACATCCCCGGCGCGCACTTCGTGGACATGAACCGCGATCTGGCCGCCGCGCCCGGCCCGCGCGGCAGGCACCCGCTGCCCGACCCGGAGGTGTTCGGCGCGGCGCTGCGCCGGGCCGGGGTGCGGGCCGACCGCGAGGTCGTGGTCGTGGACGCGGCCACCTCCGCCGCCGCGGCCCGCGCCTGGTGGCTGCTGCGCTGGGCGGGCCACCGCCGGGTGCGGGTGCTGGACGGCGGGGTCGCCGCCTGGGCCGCCGCCGGGCTGCCGCTGGAGCAGGCCGCCCCGCCCGCCGAGCACGGCGACTTCACCCCGGCGCCGGGCGCGCTGCCCACCCTGGACGCGGACGCCGCCGCCGCGTTGGCCCGCACCGGGGTGCTGCTGGACGCCCGCGCGGGCGAGCGCTACCGGGGCGAGACCGAGCCGATCGACGCCCGGGCCGGGCACATCCCGGGCGCGGCCAGTGCGCCGACCACGGACAACCTGCTGCCGGACGGACGCTTCCGGCCGGTCCAGCAGCTGGCCGACCGCTTCGCCGCGCTCGGCGTGAAGCCCGGCACGGAGGTCGGCGTCTACTGCGGCTCCGGCGTGACCGCCGCCCATGAACTGCTCGCCCTGCACCTCGCCGGTGTCGACGGTGCGCTCTACCCGGGCTCCTGGAGCGAGTGGTCGGGGCAGCCGGACCGCCCGGTGGCCACTGGCGCCGAGCGCGGCTGA
- a CDS encoding alkaline phosphatase family protein — protein MTTPATTLDPASAPAPAYGSASLSDLLPAVATGLGVEGLPATGLVLPPADRVCVFLVDGLGWELLRAHTDEAPFLASLLESSLAGTGRPLTAGFPATTATSLASVGTGLPPGAHGLAGYTVRIPGDRRLMNQLRWQPHVTPRTWQPYPTVFQLADRSGVATFQVSSPKFQYTPLTEVALSGGLFLGRLSGEERMDLAAERLAGDERTLVYTYYSELDAMGHRHGVDSDAWRGQLMAVDRLAQRLAEQLPPRSALYITADHGMIDIAPGDRVDFDQDAELRAGVALLGGEGRARHVYAAPGAAADVLAGWTALLGDRMWIAGRDQAIAEGWFGPVVDDRVYERIGDVVAAAREDMAVIASRREPGESAMIGLHGSMTPVEQLVPLLEVRR, from the coding sequence ATGACCACCCCCGCCACCACGCTCGACCCCGCCTCCGCGCCCGCGCCCGCGTACGGCAGTGCCTCGCTCAGCGACCTGCTGCCCGCCGTCGCCACCGGGCTCGGGGTCGAGGGGCTGCCCGCGACCGGCCTGGTGCTGCCGCCGGCCGACCGGGTCTGCGTCTTCCTGGTGGACGGCCTCGGCTGGGAGCTGCTGCGGGCGCACACCGACGAGGCGCCGTTCCTCGCCTCGCTGCTGGAGTCTTCGCTCGCGGGCACCGGCCGCCCGCTGACCGCCGGGTTCCCGGCCACCACCGCCACCAGCCTGGCCTCCGTCGGCACCGGCCTGCCGCCGGGCGCGCACGGCCTGGCCGGGTACACCGTGCGGATACCGGGCGACCGGCGGCTGATGAACCAGCTGCGCTGGCAGCCGCACGTCACCCCGCGCACCTGGCAGCCCTACCCCACCGTCTTCCAGCTCGCCGACCGCTCCGGCGTGGCCACCTTCCAGGTCTCCTCGCCGAAGTTCCAGTACACGCCGCTGACCGAGGTCGCCCTCTCCGGCGGCCTCTTCCTCGGCCGGCTGTCCGGCGAGGAGCGGATGGACCTGGCGGCGGAGCGGCTGGCCGGGGACGAACGGACGCTGGTCTACACGTACTACAGCGAGCTGGACGCCATGGGCCACCGCCACGGCGTGGACTCCGACGCCTGGCGCGGGCAGCTGATGGCCGTGGACCGGCTCGCCCAGCGCCTCGCCGAGCAGCTGCCGCCGCGCTCCGCCCTCTACATCACCGCCGACCACGGCATGATCGACATCGCCCCCGGCGACCGGGTCGACTTCGACCAGGACGCCGAGCTGCGCGCGGGCGTCGCCCTGCTCGGCGGCGAGGGCCGGGCCCGGCACGTGTACGCCGCCCCCGGCGCCGCCGCCGACGTGCTGGCCGGTTGGACCGCGCTGCTGGGCGACCGGATGTGGATCGCCGGCCGTGACCAGGCCATCGCCGAGGGCTGGTTCGGACCGGTGGTCGACGACCGCGTCTACGAGCGGATCGGCGACGTGGTGGCCGCCGCTCGGGAGGACATGGCGGTGATCGCCTCCCGCCGCGAGCCGGGGGAGTCCGCGATGATCGGTCTGCACGGCTCGATGACCCCGGTGGAACAGCTGGTCCCGCTCCTCGAAGTCCGCCGCTGA
- a CDS encoding DUF5998 family protein, with translation MAKTGMTTTQGLRSAIERSGYYPTLVIEAVESAVGTEPVSAFLVHQETTFDANEVRRHVTVLVLTGSRFIVSHTDEQGADDTSPVPYTTTSTESVRIDRISSVVVSRVVANPETYTPGTLPREVVLTIGWGAVSRIDLEPAACGDPNCEADHGYTGSATADDLSLRVSEAGDGPETVAQALTFAHALSEATVAAGA, from the coding sequence ATGGCGAAGACCGGCATGACCACCACCCAGGGGCTGCGCTCCGCGATCGAGCGCAGCGGCTACTATCCGACCCTCGTCATCGAGGCGGTCGAGTCGGCGGTCGGCACCGAGCCCGTCTCCGCCTTCCTGGTGCACCAGGAGACGACCTTCGACGCCAACGAGGTCCGCCGCCATGTCACGGTGCTGGTGCTCACCGGCAGCCGGTTCATCGTCAGCCACACCGACGAGCAGGGCGCGGACGACACCTCGCCGGTGCCGTACACCACCACCTCCACCGAGAGCGTCCGCATCGACCGGATCTCCTCGGTCGTCGTCAGCCGGGTCGTCGCCAACCCCGAGACGTACACCCCGGGCACGCTGCCGCGCGAGGTGGTACTGACCATCGGCTGGGGCGCGGTCTCCCGGATCGACCTGGAGCCCGCCGCCTGCGGCGACCCGAACTGCGAGGCCGACCACGGCTACACCGGCTCGGCCACCGCCGACGACCTGTCGTTGCGGGTCAGCGAGGCCGGGGACGGCCCGGAGACGGTCGCCCAGGCGCTCACCTTCGCCCACGCGCTCTCCGAGGCCACGGTGGCGGCGGGCGCCTGA
- a CDS encoding GNAT family N-acetyltransferase, whose protein sequence is MYPASDPPDTAPVHWEADVVLRDGGTARVRPITPDDADRLVAFYAGVSDQSKYFRFFAPYPTLSARDVRLFTHHDYVNRVGLAALVRDEFIATVRFDRIDERGRPSGSGTDAEVAFLVQDGHQGRGVASVLLEHIAAVARERGIRRFIAEVLPDNRKMGKVFTDAGYTQNHSFADGVMHFELDLEPTEKSLAVMRSREHRAEALSTKRLLAPRSVAVVGAGRGAVGVGRSVLRNLGRAGFTGALYAVNRRAAGSDFDGVPVYASIGDIAEPVDLAVVAVPADEVPAVVAACGAHGVQGLVVITAGYAETGAEGRDRQRELVRQARAAGMRVIGPNAFGLINTDPAAALNASLSPWLPARGGLGIFSQSGAIGAALLETADRRGLGISSFVSAGNRADVSGNDLLQYWEEDEATRVALLYLESFGNPRKFARLARRLAAAKPLVVIKGGVHSGSIPAGHAGALTRIPDTTVDTLFQRAGVIRVDTITELYDAADLLVHQPQPRGDRIAVVGNSDSLGLLTHDAALSAGLRPLPPQDLTTGATPEDLAAGLATAVRADDNDAVVAVVIPPIGTGGFPLFPGSGLLTPGGADGAEDTAPFADALNAAAAQATAAGKPLLLIHLALPELVESLRGSVPAYPRPERAVRALAHAVRYAAWRRDAADAGTVPELERIAEAPARRLVADALTATDARTATDTYTATDARPAAPEAAPDALPDAAPDAAAPLLRSTRLDEDATAALLGHYGIDVVRSLPAPGEADAVRAADELGYPVALKATSPSLRHRADLGSVRLDLTNETELRRAHQESTALLGPDARLVVQRMAARGVDTNISATVDPAVGAILSFGLAGAASELLGDVAHRLIPATDREVAGLIREIKAAPLLFGWHGAEPVDTDTLEELLLRVSQLVDDIPEVASVELEPVVVAPRGLSVLGAAVRLARLPARTDLGPRALG, encoded by the coding sequence GTGTACCCGGCCAGCGACCCACCCGACACGGCGCCCGTCCACTGGGAGGCCGATGTCGTGCTGCGCGACGGCGGCACCGCCCGGGTCCGGCCGATCACCCCCGACGACGCCGACCGGCTGGTCGCCTTCTACGCCGGGGTCTCCGACCAGTCGAAGTACTTCCGCTTCTTCGCGCCCTACCCCACGCTCTCCGCGCGCGACGTCCGGCTGTTCACCCATCATGACTACGTCAACCGGGTCGGCCTGGCCGCCCTGGTCCGGGACGAGTTCATCGCCACCGTCCGCTTCGACCGGATCGACGAGCGCGGACGCCCCTCCGGCAGCGGGACCGACGCCGAGGTCGCCTTCCTGGTCCAGGACGGCCACCAGGGCCGGGGCGTCGCCTCGGTGCTGCTCGAACACATCGCCGCCGTCGCCCGGGAGCGCGGCATCCGCCGCTTCATCGCCGAGGTGCTGCCCGACAACCGCAAGATGGGCAAGGTCTTCACCGACGCCGGATACACCCAGAACCACAGCTTCGCCGACGGCGTGATGCACTTCGAGCTGGATCTGGAGCCCACCGAGAAGTCGCTGGCGGTGATGCGCTCCCGCGAGCACCGCGCCGAGGCGCTCTCCACCAAGCGGCTGCTCGCGCCCCGCTCGGTCGCCGTGGTCGGCGCCGGGCGCGGCGCTGTGGGCGTGGGCCGCAGCGTCCTGCGCAACCTGGGCCGGGCCGGGTTCACCGGCGCGCTGTACGCGGTCAACCGCCGGGCGGCCGGCTCCGACTTCGACGGCGTGCCGGTGTACGCGTCGATCGGCGACATCGCCGAGCCGGTGGACCTGGCCGTGGTGGCCGTCCCGGCCGACGAGGTCCCGGCCGTGGTCGCCGCCTGCGGGGCGCACGGCGTGCAGGGGCTGGTGGTGATCACCGCCGGGTACGCCGAGACCGGGGCGGAGGGCCGCGACCGGCAGCGGGAGCTGGTGCGCCAGGCCCGGGCGGCCGGGATGCGGGTGATCGGGCCCAACGCCTTCGGCCTGATCAACACCGATCCGGCGGCCGCCCTCAACGCCTCGCTGTCGCCCTGGCTGCCCGCCCGCGGCGGCCTGGGCATCTTCAGCCAGTCGGGCGCCATCGGCGCCGCCCTGCTGGAGACCGCCGACCGGCGCGGCCTGGGCATCTCCTCGTTCGTCTCGGCGGGCAACCGCGCCGACGTCTCCGGCAACGACCTGCTGCAGTACTGGGAGGAGGACGAGGCCACCCGGGTGGCCCTGCTCTACCTGGAGTCCTTCGGCAACCCCCGGAAGTTCGCCCGGCTGGCGCGCCGGCTGGCCGCCGCCAAACCCCTGGTGGTGATCAAGGGCGGGGTCCACAGCGGCAGCATCCCCGCAGGCCACGCGGGCGCGCTCACCCGCATCCCGGACACCACCGTGGACACCCTGTTCCAGCGGGCCGGGGTGATCCGGGTGGACACCATCACCGAGCTGTACGACGCCGCCGACCTGCTGGTGCACCAGCCGCAGCCGCGCGGCGACCGGATCGCCGTCGTCGGCAACTCCGACTCCCTGGGCCTGCTCACCCACGACGCGGCGCTCAGCGCCGGGCTGCGCCCGCTGCCGCCGCAGGACCTCACCACCGGGGCCACCCCGGAGGACCTGGCGGCGGGGCTCGCCACCGCCGTCCGGGCCGACGACAACGACGCCGTGGTCGCGGTGGTCATCCCGCCGATCGGCACCGGCGGCTTCCCGCTGTTCCCCGGCTCCGGCCTGCTCACCCCGGGCGGCGCGGACGGCGCGGAGGACACCGCGCCCTTCGCCGACGCGCTGAACGCCGCCGCCGCCCAGGCGACGGCGGCGGGCAAGCCGCTGCTGCTGATCCACCTGGCCCTGCCGGAGCTGGTCGAGAGCCTGCGCGGCAGCGTCCCGGCCTATCCGCGCCCGGAACGCGCCGTGCGCGCGCTGGCCCACGCCGTCCGCTACGCCGCCTGGCGCCGGGACGCCGCCGACGCGGGCACCGTCCCGGAGCTCGAACGCATCGCCGAGGCCCCGGCCCGGCGGCTGGTCGCCGACGCCCTCACCGCGACCGACGCCCGCACCGCGACCGACACCTACACCGCCACCGACGCCCGCCCAGCCGCCCCTGAAGCCGCCCCGGACGCCCTGCCGGACGCCGCCCCGGACGCCGCCGCCCCGCTGCTCCGCTCCACCCGGCTGGACGAGGACGCCACCGCCGCGCTGCTCGGCCACTACGGCATCGACGTGGTCCGCTCCCTGCCCGCGCCGGGCGAGGCGGACGCCGTCCGGGCCGCCGACGAGCTGGGCTACCCGGTGGCCCTCAAGGCCACCAGCCCCAGCCTGCGCCACCGCGCCGACCTGGGCTCGGTCCGGCTCGACCTCACCAACGAGACCGAGCTGCGCCGTGCGCACCAGGAGAGCACCGCGCTGCTCGGCCCGGACGCCCGGCTGGTCGTCCAGCGGATGGCCGCGCGCGGGGTGGACACCAACATTTCGGCGACCGTCGACCCCGCCGTCGGCGCGATCCTCTCCTTCGGGCTCGCCGGGGCCGCCTCCGAGCTGCTCGGCGACGTCGCCCACCGGCTGATCCCGGCCACCGACCGCGAGGTGGCCGGGCTGATCCGGGAGATCAAGGCCGCGCCGCTGCTGTTCGGCTGGCACGGCGCGGAGCCGGTGGACACCGACACGCTGGAGGAGCTGCTGCTGCGGGTCTCCCAGCTGGTCGACGACATCCCCGAGGTCGCCTCGGTGGAGCTCGAACCGGTGGTGGTCGCCCCGCGCGGGCTGTCGGTGCTGGGCGCGGCCGTCCGGCTCGCCCGGCTGCCCGCCCGCACCGACCTCGGCCCGCGCGCCCTGGGCTAG
- a CDS encoding HPr family phosphocarrier protein, giving the protein MAERHVTIGWPEGLHARPASVFVRAAGAVGIPVTIAKAGGTPVNAASMLALLGLGAEAGEEVVLASDAEGADSALDRLARLVGEGLSELPPA; this is encoded by the coding sequence ATGGCCGAGCGCCACGTGACCATCGGCTGGCCCGAGGGCCTGCACGCCCGCCCCGCCTCCGTCTTCGTCCGCGCGGCCGGGGCCGTCGGCATCCCGGTGACCATCGCCAAGGCAGGCGGAACCCCGGTGAACGCCGCCTCGATGCTGGCGCTGCTCGGCCTCGGCGCGGAGGCGGGCGAGGAGGTGGTGCTCGCCTCGGACGCCGAGGGCGCGGACAGCGCACTGGACCGGCTGGCGCGGCTGGTCGGCGAGGGCCTCAGCGAGCTGCCCCCGGCCTGA
- a CDS encoding aldehyde dehydrogenase family protein, which translates to MKPTPHRDRGTVNQPTPEKPAEIVARLRAAFGTGRTKPVEWRTAQLRRLREMLTEHGADVAAALHADLGKSSTEAHRTEIDFTVREIDHTLEHLETWLRPEPAPVPARLGDDARAWTQYDPLGVVLVIAPWNYPVQLLLTPMLGALAAGNAVVAKPSELAPATSAVLARLLRQYLDTEAVAVVEGGVPETTALLEERFDHIFYTGNGTVGRVVMRAAAEHLTPVTLELGGKSPAFVDRDTDLAVVAGRLASGKFLNAGQTCVAPDYVLTDLETARALEPALARAVESLYGSDPAASGEYGRIINERHFDRLSGLLDSGRVVIGGDTDRATKYIAPTVLADVAPESPVMQEEIFGPILPIVTVPGLDEAIDYISERNKPLALYVFTESATTRDRFAAETSSGGLGYGLPLAHLTVSDLPFGGVGESGTGNYHGRYSIETFSHRKAVLEKPLSA; encoded by the coding sequence ATCAAGCCGACTCCGCATCGAGATCGAGGCACCGTGAACCAGCCCACCCCCGAAAAGCCCGCCGAGATCGTGGCCCGGCTGCGCGCAGCCTTCGGCACCGGCCGCACCAAGCCGGTCGAATGGCGTACCGCCCAGCTGCGCCGCCTGCGCGAGATGCTCACCGAGCACGGCGCCGACGTGGCCGCGGCGCTCCATGCCGACCTCGGCAAGAGCTCCACCGAGGCGCACCGCACGGAGATCGACTTCACGGTGCGCGAGATCGACCACACCCTGGAGCACCTGGAAACCTGGCTGCGCCCCGAGCCCGCCCCGGTTCCGGCCCGCCTCGGGGACGACGCGCGGGCCTGGACGCAGTACGATCCGCTGGGCGTCGTCCTGGTGATCGCCCCCTGGAACTACCCGGTGCAGCTGCTGCTGACCCCCATGCTCGGCGCGCTGGCCGCGGGCAACGCGGTGGTCGCCAAGCCGAGCGAGCTGGCCCCGGCCACCTCCGCCGTGCTGGCCCGGCTGCTGCGGCAGTACCTGGACACCGAGGCGGTCGCCGTCGTCGAGGGCGGCGTCCCGGAGACCACGGCGCTGCTCGAGGAGCGCTTCGACCACATCTTCTACACCGGCAACGGCACGGTCGGCCGGGTCGTGATGCGGGCCGCCGCCGAGCACCTCACCCCGGTCACGCTCGAACTGGGCGGCAAGTCCCCGGCGTTCGTCGACCGCGACACCGACCTGGCGGTCGTGGCCGGGCGCCTGGCGTCCGGCAAGTTCCTCAACGCGGGGCAGACCTGCGTCGCCCCCGACTACGTGCTGACCGACCTGGAGACCGCCCGCGCCCTGGAGCCCGCCCTCGCCCGCGCGGTGGAATCCCTCTACGGCTCCGACCCGGCGGCCTCCGGCGAGTACGGGCGGATCATCAACGAGCGGCACTTCGACCGGCTCTCCGGGCTGCTCGACTCCGGACGGGTGGTCATCGGCGGCGACACCGACCGGGCGACCAAGTACATCGCCCCGACCGTCCTCGCCGACGTCGCCCCCGAGTCGCCGGTGATGCAGGAGGAGATCTTCGGACCGATCCTGCCGATCGTCACGGTGCCGGGCCTGGACGAGGCGATCGACTACATCAGCGAGCGGAACAAGCCCCTCGCCTTGTACGTCTTCACCGAGTCCGCCACCACCCGGGACCGGTTCGCCGCCGAGACCTCCTCCGGCGGCCTGGGCTACGGCCTGCCGCTCGCCCACCTCACCGTCTCCGACCTGCCGTTCGGCGGCGTGGGGGAGAGCGGCACGGGCAACTACCACGGCCGCTACTCGATCGAGACCTTCAGCCACCGCAAGGCGGTCCTGGAGAAGCCGCTGAGCGCCTGA
- a CDS encoding CsbD family protein: MGTDDKAANMGEKAKGKVKEAAGKATGNERLEAEGKGDQVKGDAKQAGEKIKDVFKH, encoded by the coding sequence ATGGGTACGGACGACAAGGCCGCCAACATGGGCGAGAAGGCCAAGGGCAAGGTCAAGGAGGCCGCCGGCAAGGCGACCGGCAACGAGCGCCTCGAGGCCGAAGGCAAGGGCGACCAGGTCAAGGGCGACGCCAAGCAGGCCGGCGAGAAGATCAAGGACGTCTTCAAGCACTGA